From Vigna unguiculata cultivar IT97K-499-35 chromosome 5, ASM411807v1, whole genome shotgun sequence, the proteins below share one genomic window:
- the LOC114184538 gene encoding uncharacterized protein LOC114184538, which yields MAGRPNNTNGELLVRMTQILENLVRDRGNEPIEYRGLFAFTKHHPPKFEGKFNPEGAQRWITEIKKIFNAMGCHKEHKVTYATYMLTGEAKNWWKVVNQTLPHEGGIVPWEDFKASFLENYFPKDLKKQKAREFLELKQGNMSIGEYASKFHELMKYWPYHQNNGEELCAHFENGLRADVRTTISIFQITDLSTLLSKCRIYESSLKRKDVDTRIGGPMRIDKKYQVHVNKKPYKRPNTFHLGGTTNHNGNNNVNNDIKCYRCGGLHLRRDCNQIFPSCSHCGKVGHLASIVGLHNKKLIVPREF from the coding sequence ATGGCAGGTAGACCCAACAACACAAATGGTGAACTCTTAGTTAGAATGACACAAATTCTGGAAAATTTAGTGCGTGATAGAGGCAATGAACCAATAGAATATCGGGGTTTGTTTGCTTTCACAAAACATCACCCACCTAAGTTTGAGGGTAAATTCAACCCAGAAGGAGCTCAAAGATGGAtaactgaaataaaaaagattttcaatgCCATGGGCTGTCATAAAGAACACAAGGTTACATATGCAACATATATGTTGACCGGGGAGGCAAAGAATTGGTGGAAGGTTGTCAATCAAACCTTACCACATGAAGGGGGAATAGTTCCATGGGAAGATTTCAAAGCTAGTTTCTTAGAAAACTATTTTCCAAAGgatcttaaaaaacaaaaagctaGAGAGTTTTTGGAGCTCAAACAAGGGAACATGAGCATTGGAGAATATGCTTCTAAGTTCCACGAACTTATGAAGTATTGGCCATACCATCAAAATAATGGAGAAGAACTTTGTGCGCATTTTGAGAATGGGCTAAGAGCAGATGTTCGTACAACAATCAGTATCTTTCAAATTACTGATCTTTCAACTTTGTTAAGTAAATGTAGAATTTACGAGTCTAGCCTGAAAAGAAAAGATGTGGATACGAGAATAGGAGGACCAATGAGAATTGATAAGAAATATCAGGTTCATGTCAACAAAAAGCCATATAAAAGACCTAACACTTTTCATCTTGGTGGAACAACAAACCATAATGGCAACAATAACGTTAATAATGACATAAAATGTTATCGTTGTGGAGGACTACATTTGAGGAGGGACTGCAATCAAATCTTTCCTTCTTGCAGCCATTGTGGAAAAGTTGGACATCTTGCTAGCATTGTTGGTTTGCACAACAAAAAGTTGATAGTGCCAAGGGAATTCTGA
- the LOC114185964 gene encoding cytosolic enolase 3-like — translation MYSLLGKERGSCSSLKGELGATTILVVSIAACKVGATKKKVPLYKHITDLSGKTNPTLLIPAFTVISGGKHVGSTMAIQKIMVLPIGASKFEEGLRRY, via the exons ATGTACTCGTTGTTAGGAAAAGAAAGAGGTTCGTGCTCTTCACTTAAG GGGGAACTTGGAGCCACTACTATATTAGTTGTGTCCATTGCTGCTTGTAAAGTTGGTGCTACTAAAAAGAAG GTACCACTTTACAAGCACATTACTGACTTGTCTGGAAAAACCAACCCAACACTTCTTATTCCCGCCTTCACTGTAATAAgtggtggaaaacatgtggggaGTACTATGGCCATTCAA AAAATCATGGTTCTCCCAATTGGAGCAAGCAAATTTGAGGAAGGACTGAGAAGGTACTAG